From the genome of Helicoverpa zea isolate HzStark_Cry1AcR chromosome 1, ilHelZeax1.1, whole genome shotgun sequence, one region includes:
- the LOC124645259 gene encoding tripeptidyl-peptidase 2, with translation MPAVIMKKLGRISYHILTKYQNFHSNKFGIRMTVNCVLPDFHTKSCHCQQRQCDQNIVKEKFVNNEEALVIGSSKMADAPIDCDFPVWGLMPKKETGVVSFINKHPEYDGRGTIIAILDSGVDPAATGLEVTSTGEKKVIERYDCSGCGDVDTSTIIKKVTDGCITGLTGRKLKIPDSWKNPSGVWRVGVLYPYSLYPVKLKERMQEHRKTHDWDVNYKPAFAEANKNLQDFETDVVAKNPVLSPEDKILKEELEARVEVLQTAEKKYNDVGPTYDCVLFHDGTVWRACIDTTESGELSSGVVLGEYSRTHEHTHLTPFDEMTVSINVHDDGNTLEVVGMCSTHGTHVAAIAAGYYPEAPELNGVAPGAKIVSLTIGDSRLGSMETGTALVRACIKIMELSKTMKIDAINMSYGEHAHWSNAGRVGEIICEVVNRYKVSWVVSGGNHGPALCTVGAPPDIVQPILIGVGAYVSPEMMSAAYSMRARLCGGAFSWSSRGPAADGAAGLSVCAPGGAVAAVARFTLRQSQLMNGTSMAAPHVAGAVAMLMSGLKAQDIPYSPYSIKRALENSATYLSHVEPWAQGCGLLNVEKAFDILCKYHDQPERDVTFSIQCGASNAKGILLRPQHDDAPKDIGVTVEPQFLHDHHDMENKTLIPKQIAFGVRLALSCDDAWLSAAKHLDMMNASRPITVRVDTTGLPPGPHFTSIKAYDVSCIEKGPVFRVPVTVLQPQPLRVQAPAPPCLHEKNVLFRPATIVRHFVIPPQEATWAVLKISTESKEKTGRFLIHTMQLLPKRSCRCHEMQKMINVTAETPTILPFQIVGGVTLEVVIAKYWANIGDVVVDYSVEFHGLKPDFGSRLAMGAADGVRAVRLRALRQQDVLPTATLKYQEPVLRPTESKLTPLTARDVIPPSRQIYQLINTYNFHIAKATEVSPIISLLSDMLYESEFESQMWMLYNSNKQLMMTGDAYPSKYTIKLEKGDYTLRLNIRHENKSLLEKLQDLPAIIQQRLQQPITLDVYCSPSLAITGGKKFTSGPLPSGHILPVYFTPVPADKISRSNLSIGQTLSGSVTFAKDELGRKVDTYGVSYVPCEPAKRSQPPRDKDKAKPHDDYMDAVKDFTTNWLAKLEGDKLEQVYEELVEKFPGYLGAHVAYLHALDSPTDAKKLPHANEDPDVTTAWCEQLITISEKVIKAIDQDKLLAYLGMKNDTRTDATKIKQEQEKQRGWAVEALCRRGAALCRLRALAHAGAARDKLSDALHSNLTDLLKFTDLTDSKALHYGVWHCFTFKQWGRAIKLLQKIQEERPSKEVEERLIEAYGQLGWNFFAKYSQLSLPTKYPSSYRPF, from the exons ATGCCAGCCGTAATAATGAAGAAACTGGGCAGAATTTCGTACcacattttaacaaaatatcagAATTTCCACAGTAACAAGTTCGGAATTCGAATGACAGTGAACTGTGTGTTACCAGATTTTCACACGAAAAGTTGCCACTGCCAGCAACGACAATGTGACCAAAATATTGTAAAGGAAAAGTTTGTAAATAATGAAGAAGCATTAG TTATCGGGTCATCAAAAATGGCAGACGCACCGATCGACTGTGATTTCCCCGTTTGGGGATTAATGCCGAAAAAAGAGACGGGCGTCGTCTCATTTATCAACAAGCATCCAGAATATGATGGAAGGGGCACCATTATTGCTATTTTGGATTCGGGTGTCGACCCAGCAGCGACTGGTCTTGAG GTGACCAGCACAGGAGAGAAGAAGGTTATCGAGAGGTACGACTGCAGTGGCTGCGGTGATGTGGACACCAGCACTATCATTAAGAAAGTCACCGATGGGTGCATTACCGGCCTCACGGGCCGTAAACTAAAG ATTCCTGACTCTTGGAAGAACCCATCGGGAGTATGGAGAGTGGGTGTCTTATACCCATATAGCTTATATCCTGTAAAGTTGAAGGAGCGCATGCAAGAGCACCGCAAGACACATGACTGGGATGTCAACTATAAACCTGCCTTCGCTGAGGCCAACAAGAATTTACAAGACTTTGAAACTGATGTTG tgGCAAAGAACCCGGTGTTGAGCCCTGAGGATAAAATACTGAAAGAGGAACTGGAAGCCAGGGTAGAAGTATTGCAAACAGCTGAGAAGAAGTACAATGATGTTGGCCCTACTTATGACTGTGTGCTCTTCCATGATGGAACTGTGTGGAG AGCATGCATCGACACGACAGAGTCAGGCGAGCTGTCGAGCGGCGTGGTGCTGGGCGAGTACAGCCGCACGCACGAGCACACGCACCTCACGCCCTTCGACGAGATGACTGTCAGCATCAACGTGCACGATGATGGCAACACCCTGGAGGTTGTTGGCATGTGCT CAACTCACGGTACACACGTAGCGGCAATCGCAGCTGGTTACTACCCTGAGGCTCCCGAATTAAACGGAGTGGCTCCCGGAGCTAAAATAGTGTCCTTAACCATTGGGGACAGTCGCCTAGGGTCCATGGAGACTGGCACAGCCCTCGTGAGGGCTTGCATCAAGATCATGGAGCTCAGTAAAACTATGAAGATCGATGCCATCAATATGAGCTACGGTGAACACGCGCATTGGTCTAATGCTGG ACGAGTGGGCGAGATAATATGCGAAGTAGTGAACCGCTACAAGGTGTCGTGGGTGGTGTCGGGCGGCAACCACGGGCCCGCGCTCTGCACCGTCGGCGCGCCGCCCGACATCGTGCAGCCCATACTTATAG GCGTGGGCGCGTACGTGTCCCCGGAGATGATGTCGGCGGCGTACTCCATGCGCGCGCGGCTGTGCGGCGGCGCCTTCAGCTGGAGCTCGCGCGGGCCCGCCGCCGACGGCGCCGCCGGCCTGTCGGTCTGTGCTCCTGGCGGGGCTGTGGCGGCCGTCGCTAG ATTTACACTAAGACAATCACAACTTATGAACGGTACTTCAATGGCTGCTCCACACGTCGCCGGAGCAGTAG CAATGTTAATGTCGGGTCTGAAGGCGCAAGACATACCATACTCACCGTACTCCATCAAGCGAGCGTTAGAAAACTCTGCTACATATCTATCTCATGTGGAACCTTGGGCACAGGGGTGTGGATTACTCAATGTTGAGAAG GCCTTCGACATCCTCTGCAAGTACCACGACCAGCCCGAACGTGACGTGACATTCTCCATCCAGTGCGGAGCCTCCAATGCTAAAGGCATCCTGCTGCGGCCGCAGCACGACGACGCTCCCAAAGACATCGGCGTCACTGTGGAGCCGCAGTTCCTGCACGACCATCACGATATGGAGA ACAAGACCCTGATCCCGAAGCAGATCGCATTCGGTGTCCGACTGGCGCTGTCGTGTGACGACGCGTGGCTGTCGGCCGCCAAGCATCTCGACATGATGAACGCCTCCAGGCCTATCACTGTGAGAGTTGATACCACTGGCTTACCGCCGGGACCGCATTTTACTAG TATAAAAGCGTACGACGTGTCGTGCATCGAGAAGGGCCCTGTGTTCCGTGTGCCGGTGACGGTGCTGCAGCCGCAGCCGCTGCGGGTACAGGCACCAGCTCCACCATGCTTACACGAGAAGAACGTGCTCTTCAGGCCCGCTACTATCGTCAGGCATTTTGTTATAC CACCTCAGGAAGCTACATGGGCAGTGCTGAAGATCTCAACAGAGAGCAAGGAGAAGACAGGCCGGTTCCTCATTCACACCATGCAGTTGTTGCCCAAGAGGAGTTGCAGGTGCCACGAGATGCAGAAGATGATCAATGTCACGGCTGAAACTCCTACGATATTACCCTTCCAGATTGTG GGCGGTGTAACACTAGAAGTAGTGATCGCAAAGTACTGGGCGAACATAGGCGACGTGGTAGTGGACTACTCCGTAGAGTTCCACGGGCTCAAGCCGGACTTCGGGTCGCGGCTGGCGATGGGCGCCGCGGACGGCGTGCGGGCGGTGCGGCTGCGGGCGCTGCGCCAGCAGGACGTGCTGCCCACCGCTACGCTCAAGTACCAGGAGCCTGTGCTCAG GCCCACAGAATCGAAACTGACGCCACTAACGGCGCGTGACGTCATCCCGCCCAGTCGACAGATCTACCAActaataaacacatacaacttCCATATCGCTAAGGCTACAGAG GTATCGCCAATAATCTCGTTGCTAAGCGACATGCTGTACGAGTCGGAGTTCGAGTCGCAGATGTGGATGCTGTACAACAGCAACAAGCAGCTCATGATGACCGGAGATGCTTACCCTAGCAAA TACACAATAAAACTAGAGAAAGGCGACTACACCCTGAGACTGAACATTCGTCACGAGAACAAGTCTCTGCTGGAGAAGCTGCAGGACTTGCCCGCCATCATacagcagcggctgcagcaacCCATCACGCTGGACGTCTACTGTTCACCCTCACTG GCGATCACAGGCGGAAAGAAGTTCACATCAGGCCCTCTGCCAAGTGGGCACATATTACCAGTTTACTTTACACCAGTGCCTGCAGATAA GATCAGTCGCTCCAACCTGAGCATAGGGCAGACACTGTCCGGTTCAGTAACGTTCGCGAAGGACGAGCTGGGCCGCAAGGTGGACACGTACGGCGTCAGCTACGTGCCGTGCGAGCCCGCCAAGCGCAGCCAGCCGCCCAGGGACAAGGACAAGGCCAAGCCGCATGACGACTACATGGACGCCGTCAAGGACTTCACTACTAACTGGCTAGCTAAGTTAG aGGGCGACAAGCTGGAGCAGGTGTACGAGGAGCTGGTGGAGAAGTTCCCCGGCTACCTCGGCGCCCACGTCGCCTACCTGCACGCGCTCGACTCGCCCACTGATGCCAAGAA ACTACCTCATGCAAACGAAGACCCCGACGTGACGACGGCGTGGTGTGAACAACTTATTACTATATCTGAAAAG GTCATCAAGGCTATAGATCAAGACAAGTTGCTCGCGTACTTAGGAATGAAAAATGATACGAGAACTGACGCTACTAAGATTAAACA GGAGCAGGAGAAGCAGCGCGGCTGGGCGGTGGAGGCGCTGtgccggcgcggcgcggcgctgtGCCGCCTGCGGGCGCTGGCGCATGCGGGGGCCGCGCGGGACAAGCTCAGCGACGCGCTGCACAGCAACCTCACCGACCTGCTCAAGTTCACCGACCTCACCGACTCCAAG GCTTTACACTACGGTGTCTGGCATTGCTTCACCTTCAAGCAATGGGGCCGCGCCATCAAGTTACTGCAGAAGATACAAGAAGAAAGACCTTCCAAGGAGGTAGAAGAACGACTCATAGAGGCGTATGGACAACTAGGCTGGAACTTTTTCGCTAAGTACTCGCAACTATCGTTACCGACCAAGTACCCCTCGAGTTATAGACCGTTCTAG